The DNA region ATCGCGCGCGAGGCGGAGCGGCAGCAGTCAACAATCGAGCTGATTGCGTCGGAGAACCACGTCTCGCCGGCGGTGATGGAGGCGGTCGGCTCCTGCCTCACCAACAAGTACGCCGAAGGCTACCCTGGCAAGCGCTACTACGGCGGCTGCCATAACTACGACGAAGTGGAGCGGCTGGCGCAGGAGCG from Candidatus Poseidoniia archaeon includes:
- a CDS encoding serine hydroxymethyltransferase (catalyzes the reaction of glycine with 5,10-methylenetetrahydrofolate to form L-serine and tetrahydrofolate), whose protein sequence is MESTVAGIIAREAERQQSTIELIASENHVSPAVMEAVGSCLTNKYAEGYPGKRYYGGCHNYDEVERLAQER